A DNA window from Halorubrum sp. DM2 contains the following coding sequences:
- a CDS encoding ABC transporter permease, protein MSINSATSDDDTPDGADESGGPDEVEARVGLRYTLKQVRQDTTARIGTYIVGFMTFVAIFAAFDYYVLDYAIAEAVLYNPETDPENVRRLLPPVGMENQFGQGVLEHPLGTDHRGRDLLARTIYGTRIAMTVGFLATAIGLGGGTVIGAVSGYYGGWIDDVLQRVTETIYAIPFLVLVIAFMTAFGRDLTFAMIGVGITAIPVFNRLIRSRVVSIREEDYVEAARAAGVKDRNIIFRHIIPNSFAPVLVQATLQVGVSILIVAGLSFLGFGAQPPTPSWGQMLSASRGYMLPAPTFSIFPGIAILITVIGFNILGDGLQDALDPRINN, encoded by the coding sequence ATGTCGATAAACAGCGCAACTTCGGACGACGACACGCCGGACGGGGCCGACGAGAGCGGCGGGCCGGACGAGGTGGAAGCCCGAGTCGGCCTCCGGTACACCCTGAAACAGGTCAGACAGGACACGACGGCGCGGATCGGGACCTACATCGTCGGGTTCATGACCTTCGTCGCGATCTTCGCCGCGTTCGACTACTACGTCCTCGACTACGCGATCGCGGAGGCGGTGCTGTACAACCCCGAGACCGACCCGGAGAACGTCCGGCGGCTGCTCCCGCCGGTCGGCATGGAGAACCAGTTCGGGCAGGGCGTGCTCGAACACCCGCTCGGGACCGACCACCGGGGCCGCGACCTGCTCGCGCGGACCATCTACGGGACCCGGATCGCGATGACGGTCGGCTTCCTCGCGACCGCGATCGGGCTCGGCGGCGGCACCGTCATCGGCGCGGTCTCCGGCTACTACGGCGGCTGGATCGACGACGTGCTCCAGCGGGTCACGGAGACCATCTACGCGATCCCGTTCCTCGTCTTAGTCATCGCGTTCATGACCGCGTTCGGGCGGGACCTCACGTTCGCGATGATCGGCGTCGGGATCACGGCGATCCCCGTGTTCAACCGGCTCATCCGGTCGCGGGTCGTCTCCATCCGCGAGGAGGACTACGTCGAGGCCGCCCGGGCCGCCGGGGTGAAGGACCGCAACATCATCTTCCGGCACATCATCCCGAACAGCTTCGCGCCGGTGTTGGTCCAAGCGACGCTTCAGGTCGGGGTGAGCATCCTCATCGTGGCCGGGCTCTCGTTCCTCGGCTTCGGCGCGCAGCCGCCGACGCCGTCGTGGGGACAGATGCTGTCGGCCTCGCGGGGGTACATGCTCCCCGCGCCGACGTTCAGCATCTTCCCCGGCATCGCCATTCTGATCACCGTCATCGGCTTCAACATTCTCGGCGACGGCCTACAGGACGCCCTCGATCCGCGGATAAACAACTGA